Proteins encoded in a region of the Takifugu flavidus isolate HTHZ2018 chromosome 8, ASM371156v2, whole genome shotgun sequence genome:
- the otud3 gene encoding OTU domain-containing protein 3 isoform X2, producing the protein MSRKQMQKTVRSNKKGEHERKRDERAARRAIAKDRKNRPQDGDEGAEFVSFSNQLQALGLKLREVPGDGNCLFRALGDQLEGHSRGHLRLRQETIQYMMTHRQDFEPFVEDDVPFSQHLSNLSQPGTFAGNDAIVAFARSQQVKVVIHQLNMPLWEINGSEKQVCRQLHIAYRYGDHYDSVRRMGDNSESPAQLRVENLQPSQGLQREIAGSHGYRRKNSSPAASEGDSLILSSIKNGGIQGDEENLLQLSAATINAEWLLGSMLGQSCQGQCASGSCPACTAAVADCSAEQPPAEGSNAQKAKVSNRQRKEQQRQEKKKRQEERHRQK; encoded by the exons ATGTCCAGGAAACAGATGCAGAAGACCGTCCGGAGCAACAAGAAGGGCGAACATGAACGCAAAAGGGACGAGCGAGCCGCCCGTCGAGCCATTGCCAAAGACCGCAAAAACCGGCCAcaggatggagatgaaggagcagAGTTTGTCAGCTTCTCCAATCAGCTGCAAGCTCTGGGGCTGAAGCTGAGAGAAGTGCCCGGGGATGG aaactgTCTGTTCAGAGCTCTCGGCGATCAATTAGAAGGTCACTCCCGGGGTCACCTCCGATTACGACAAGAGACAATCCAGTATATGATGACCCACCGGCAAGACTTTGAACCCTTTGTAGAGGACGATGTTCCCTTCTCACAGCACT TGTCCAACCTGTCTCAGCCGGGAACTTTTGCCGGCAACGACGCCATCGTGGCCTTTGCTCGCAGCCAGCAGGTGAAGGTGGTCATTCATCAGCTCAACATGCCCCTTTGGGAG ATCAACGGTTCAGAGAAACAGGTGTGCAGACAGCTGCACATCGCCTACCGCTACGGGGATCATTATGACAGCGTGCGGAGAATGGGGGACAATTCAGAGAGTCCCGCACAGCTTCGCGTGGAG AATCTGCAGCCTTCCCAAGGACTGCAGCGCGAGATTGCAGGAAGCCACGGGTACAGAAGGAAAAACTCATCTCCCGCTGCCTCCGAGGGCGACAGTTTGATCCTGAGTTCCATTAAGAATGGGGGAATCCAGG gggaTGAGGAGAACTTGCTCCAGCTGAGCGCAGCAACCATTAATGCAGAGTGGCTGCTTGGCTCCATGTTAGGTCAGTCCTGCCAGGGTCAGTGCGCCTCAGGATCCTGCCCAGCCTGCACGGCAGCAGTCGCGGATTGCAGTGCTGAgcagccaccagcagagggcagcaacGCACAAAAAGCAAAG GTATcaaacagacaaagaaaagagcagcagaggcaaGAGAAAAAGAAGCGTCAGGAGGAAAGGCATCGGCAAAAG TAA
- the otud3 gene encoding OTU domain-containing protein 3 isoform X1 — protein sequence MSRKQMQKTVRSNKKGEHERKRDERAARRAIAKDRKNRPQDGDEGAEFVSFSNQLQALGLKLREVPGDGNCLFRALGDQLEGHSRGHLRLRQETIQYMMTHRQDFEPFVEDDVPFSQHLSNLSQPGTFAGNDAIVAFARSQQVKVVIHQLNMPLWEINGSEKQVCRQLHIAYRYGDHYDSVRRMGDNSESPAQLRVENLQPSQGLQREIAGSHGYRRKNSSPAASEGDSLILSSIKNGGIQGDEENLLQLSAATINAEWLLGSMLGQSCQGQCASGSCPACTAAVADCSAEQPPAEGSNAQKAKVSNRQRKEQQRQEKKKRQEERHRQKVIQSKNQDQNLPEVTLVPALNTLSI from the exons ATGTCCAGGAAACAGATGCAGAAGACCGTCCGGAGCAACAAGAAGGGCGAACATGAACGCAAAAGGGACGAGCGAGCCGCCCGTCGAGCCATTGCCAAAGACCGCAAAAACCGGCCAcaggatggagatgaaggagcagAGTTTGTCAGCTTCTCCAATCAGCTGCAAGCTCTGGGGCTGAAGCTGAGAGAAGTGCCCGGGGATGG aaactgTCTGTTCAGAGCTCTCGGCGATCAATTAGAAGGTCACTCCCGGGGTCACCTCCGATTACGACAAGAGACAATCCAGTATATGATGACCCACCGGCAAGACTTTGAACCCTTTGTAGAGGACGATGTTCCCTTCTCACAGCACT TGTCCAACCTGTCTCAGCCGGGAACTTTTGCCGGCAACGACGCCATCGTGGCCTTTGCTCGCAGCCAGCAGGTGAAGGTGGTCATTCATCAGCTCAACATGCCCCTTTGGGAG ATCAACGGTTCAGAGAAACAGGTGTGCAGACAGCTGCACATCGCCTACCGCTACGGGGATCATTATGACAGCGTGCGGAGAATGGGGGACAATTCAGAGAGTCCCGCACAGCTTCGCGTGGAG AATCTGCAGCCTTCCCAAGGACTGCAGCGCGAGATTGCAGGAAGCCACGGGTACAGAAGGAAAAACTCATCTCCCGCTGCCTCCGAGGGCGACAGTTTGATCCTGAGTTCCATTAAGAATGGGGGAATCCAGG gggaTGAGGAGAACTTGCTCCAGCTGAGCGCAGCAACCATTAATGCAGAGTGGCTGCTTGGCTCCATGTTAGGTCAGTCCTGCCAGGGTCAGTGCGCCTCAGGATCCTGCCCAGCCTGCACGGCAGCAGTCGCGGATTGCAGTGCTGAgcagccaccagcagagggcagcaacGCACAAAAAGCAAAG GTATcaaacagacaaagaaaagagcagcagaggcaaGAGAAAAAGAAGCGTCAGGAGGAAAGGCATCGGCAAAAGGTTATCCAGAGTAAAAATCAGGACCAGAACCTGCCAGAAGTTACTTTAGTCCCGGCTCTAAATACCCTCAGTATATAG
- the bcas2 gene encoding pre-mRNA-splicing factor SPF27: MAGTASVAGEVFVDALPYFDQGYDAAGVREAAAALVEEETRRYRPTKNYLSYLPTPDFSTFETEIMKNEFERLAARQPMELLSMKRYELPAPSSGQKNDISAWQECVNNSMAQLEHQAVRIENLELMSQFGTNAWKVYNDNLAFMIEIAQKELQKMRKQIQDINWQRKNEQLTGGGKLRELESNWVALVSKNYEIERAIIQLENEVTRLRQQQGDENKENIRQDF; this comes from the exons ATGGCTGGGACAGCATCAGTTGCTGGCGAAGTATTCGTTGATGCGCTACCATATTTTGACCAAGGTTACGATGCAGCAGGTGTCAGGGAAGCG GCTGCAGCTTTGGTGGAAGAGGAGACGAGAAGATACCGACCCACCAAGAATTACCTGAGTTACTTGCCCACCCCTGACTTTTCCACTTTCGAG ACGGAAATTATGAAGAATGAGTTTGAGCGTCTGGCAGCTCGGCAGCCCATGGAGCTCCTCAGCATGAAGAG GTATGAGTTGCCGGCACCCTCCTCCGGACAGAAGAATGACATTTCGGCGTGGCAGGAGTGTGTGAACAACTCCATGGCCCAGCTGGAACACCAGGCGGTCCGCATTGAGAACCTGGAGCTCATGTCACAGTTCGGAACAAACGCGTGGAAGGTCTACAACGA cAACTTGGCGTTCATGATTGAGATAGCTCAAAAGGAGCTCCAGAAAATGAG GAAGCAAATTCAAGATATAAACTGGCAGCGCAAGAATGAACAGTTGACAGGGGGGGGCAAGCTGCGAGAGCTGGAGTCCAA CTGGGTGGCTCTGGTCAGCAAGAACTACGAGATCGAGCGGGCCATCATCCAGCTGGAGAACGAAGTAACTCggctcaggcagcagcagggcgACGAGAACAAGGAGAACATCCGGCAAGACTTTTAG